The following is a genomic window from Rhinoraja longicauda isolate Sanriku21f chromosome 26, sRhiLon1.1, whole genome shotgun sequence.
ATATTAAAGGGGATGGGGAGCACGCTTTGTTTAACTGACAATTTTCTGTGTTCTAAATATGCAATATAATGAATATTTGTATACTTTTTTAAAAAGCCGCCGAGTTTTAATATAAAGAATCTTACCGTCTTGAGATTTAAGTTCAGCAGCTGCAAAAATAAATTAGAACAAAGTTATATCAAACATTGATATTAAATGCCAATTTTAATTATCTATCTCTGTATAAACCTTGCCTACCATGATTCTGAAGATTTATTTGTTCATTATATAATCTTGTCACTCGCTCCATTAACTCCCATTTTTCACAGCACCCTTTGTAATTTACAAAGTTCCGAGCTAGTATTTCTTTTAGCTGGCGTACTGAGAGACCATCAATATCTTCCACACAAGTCAAGTCCGATAATGACGCTCTACGCCGGCCTGGGACAATGATCTCCTCTGAATTGACGGACTAGAACAAAGCCAAACCAAGAGAGATTAAAGATAGATGGACATGTCGTACCAATACATTTAATCAGTTATTCCACACACTAGATATAAAAATGTAGCGTGTGTGTAGAGTTTTGTACAATGACACACTACAATTTTTACAGCACATTCTCCAAACAAATTTTACACATCTCTCATTTTGGGTAATGAAATTAATAATAAATGTATGTTTGTCTAAGCTACTTAATCCTTTCCTTCATTACACAGGGGAACGGGCTCAATTGTAACCACGATTTCCGTTAATCTAGTGATTTTGGTCTCAAACTTTCATTTATACAACCACATTCTCATGAAACACCGCATTTGTTTATCCAAAGGATAATTTTTGCACAATTTTGTACAGtggattgtaaacaactggggagcATATGGTACAATTGACTGAGCTGTTGCCtcagtctgtgtagagtttgcacgttcgtagTTCATTATGCTGCCACTGCCAGGACGCACTCGGTCACCGTGGGGCTTCCTCATTTCTCATCTGCTGACGGTTCCATGCGGCAGTAAGTCAACGACgctgggggagaaggaggaggcagCGGCGGTGGAAGGGTAGGAGAGGTCGAGTGGACAGAGGgacgggaggaggagggggagcggcGGAATGAACAAGGCAAAGGAAGAAGCGGCAGCTGGAAAGAGGGGAGGAAGCCCCACGGTGACAAGGTGCGTCCTGTAGGTGATGTCAGCCGAAAGATAGAGCTGTCCGCagtggctacaacgtgagccgcaacaacagccgtcTCACCAGACCGTGTGGTTCGTGAAGACTGGCTGACTGGTCCatctgctataaccaaaatccattatatagGGGTCCAATAATAGAGGGTTTACTGTATCATCACCTTTAGAGATAATTTCATCCATGGCAGCACTATGCTCTTTAATATTCaaaaattgcattaaaaaataaaatccgTTCAGTTAAACAGTCAAATTTCAGTGTGCCAATCTGCCAGCTGAAAATTAGTTTCAATTAATTTTCTTCACCACAGATTTATTTCCCAAAGTGCAATTggacagattaaaaaaaaaattacatattcTGTTCGAAAATAAAACATTATGTAAAAGGTAAAAGAGTACCCTTAGAACTTGGTACAACATAGTCTCTCTGCCTCCTATAATTTTAACAAAATTATATTAGTTCATGGGAATTGGTACTTACTAAACTTGCACAAATATTGTGAATGCCGTTTAATACTCCCTTATTATGCTCTATGGAACGGAGTTAAATGAACTAAACCACAATAAAAACAGACTAATTTTGTCTGAACATTTATTCACTGAACACTTAATATTATTGATCACATTGGAAAACAAGGTGTCGTTTGTTGAATGCTAGAAACAAAAGAAAACTACACTGTGGAACTAGGGGTAAATATTCAACTCACCTCAGTCTCATCGTCATTTTGTGCTGAAGTCTCATTCTGATTTCCTCCACTCACTTCTGCGTTTGCCTGCAAATGCAGACCAAAAAAATGATTCAATAATTTAATACTTCACATTCACATTGCAAAACCCAGCAAATAAGACATTTTTTGAATAAAGCTGAAAGGATGTATCATTTTAAGAATACAGAAAGACTGCATCATTTATAATTTGAGTTCACCACTAACTAGTGATTTTGAATTTCTCTGCAGCCAGTGGCACAAGCCATGAATAATTAAAAACTAAATTAACCTTGTCTCTTCCTAACTCCTTCCTAAGACCTCTTATTGAAAACAACATATATACAGCAAGTTCTGACATTCTCCATCAGAGACAAAACTCAAATTATGAAAATTTATTTCGTCTTTGCAATTAAAACTGACTTTGGTTTAAGCATGCATTTTTGTTGCTCTGCAAAGTGTTGCATTTAATAGCCAATGATGATTGTTAGCACCTCAATACTGCTGACTTATGAATGCATTAAAAACAACCAAACATCACAAATAGGTTTATTACAGAGGAATTAATAAGGAATCTTTTTACTGTGGACATGTGACCAATActgtaaattcactggaatttaaataggagcaggattaagccATGCTATTCCTTCAAATTGCTCAATCATTCAGTAAGATTGTGGCTAATCTGATCATTAGCCTCAACTCCACATTCCTTTGTGTTCCCCATACACTTGGATTtgctcacacaaaaaaaaaatctattgatcaTAGCCCTGAATGTAATGAATGATATTCAGCCTAAACAGCTCTCcaggagtaggggggggggggcagagaatcCCAAACATTCATGATCCTCAAGAAAAATCCCCCCTTATCAGTCTTCAGTGGACAATCACCTTTCTGAAACTTGCCCCAGTTTGAGATTCTCCCACTAAGAGAAACATCTTCTCAGCCTCACCCTTAAGAATCCAGTGTTTTTTTCCATCAAAACATCTTAACTCcatactccctggtccactcgtcccttcctacccaaaccaccccttccccaggcactttcccctgcaaccgcaggagatgcaacacctgcccctttacctcccccctcgactccatccaagaacccaaacagtctgtccaggtgaggcagagattcacctgcacctcctccaacctcatctattgtagccgctgttccagatgtcaacttctctacatcggcgagaccaaacgcaggctcgacgatcgtttcgctcaataccttcgctcagtctgccttaaccaacctgatctctcggtggctgagcacttcaactccccctcccgctcccagtctgacctttctgtcatggacctcctccagtgtcatagtgaggcccaccgcaaattggaggaacagcacctcatatttcgcttgggcagcttatagcccagtggtatgaacattgacttctataacTTTAGGTaactcttctgtccctctcttcccctcccccttcccagttctcccactgtcttcctgtctccacctatatcctttctttgccccgccccctgacatcagtctgaagaagggtctcgacctgaaacgtcacccattccttctctcctgagatgctgcctgacccgctgagttactccagcactttgtgataccttaactTTCTAAACTCATTCAGAAATTCCTATTTCTTGAATCAATATAAAACTAAAGCTCAAAATTAAAGACATCCAAATCAATTTTAATAACATTAACTTGATGTTTCATAGGCACTTTTCACAGATTTATAGAAAAACATACCAAGCTTGGTTCCTGAGAAATTCTTGGGCTATTTGGGTTGGCCGCTCCATACGGTGGGGGAGCATCATGAGAGGTAGATGCTGTTGTCCCTGCGGGTGCATTAGACGTAAAGGTCTGCTGTTCAGATATATCCATTCTATAAAGAGGAATATGCACCTGACTAGATGGTACAGGCTGAGGTTGCTGCCCCATTACCAAATCTACCAGATCAGATTTCTCTCGGCACATTTCCATTGAAATTTCATGTAGTTGTAGGTAGTCACGCAATTCTTTCACTTTCAGTTTCATCAGTTCTCCCCGGTGGAAGTCGGTGGTGCGAAATCTCTGGCAAGTGTGGCATATTTTGGGGCTATTTTCAGATTGGATTGAACAAGATGTGCAAAAGCTCTTCTTACAATCTACACAAACATGCTGAAAAGAGAGGAAACATTAATGGCAGTGTGCCTCATTTAACACAGTAAATTGAATTAATGTGGAATTCCTTTTTGTGATGATTTTTTGTTCTCCTATAAAAAGTCTTTATTTTAAAGACGCATTTTATTTCCATCATAAATGTAACAATTGACCTCTCACGTAATTGTTCACAGTAAATTAGATGACATTGTGTTGTTTTACAAGGATAATAGTGTttgactagatcaagtggacccgttgggcccaaacttcccctgcattggtgcagcaccctctcctcccccctccctcccttccccctccctcccccttccctccccatccctcccccttccctccccatcccctccccccactccatccccctcaactcctcacactccctttcttccccccacctccaacgcctccctccatcccctctcccccccaggagatagatttaaactttaaaatgtgaataacttttaaaacataacactgatttcaatgaaacctcttccattagcaccaaagggaccatggtgaataaggtgggcctaaaattgtcgcgctatcgtgtaccattttggctgtagttcaggaacaaacaaacaagagttttagtatatagatatgcagTTTGCAAGAAATTACTTTGCTTTTACAGTATTCTGTATCCATTTACAGTAACAAAAGTAGGGGAGTGTCAAtatagagggcacagatttatagcaaaaggggaaagattaaaaaaaaacaagggcAACTTTTTCTACAGAAGATGCTGTGTATAGGGATCAATctgcagaggaagtggtagagggaagtacaattacaaaatttaaaagacacttggacaggaacatgtataggaaaggttttaaGGGATCTGGGCCAGGCACAAATGACTGAGCCAGGCATAGAATGGAACCAACTGTGTGAGGCACCTCAGTCGGCCTGGATACCTATTTAGCGCTCCGCAGCATTACGACTCTACCatttctctgcctctcataatcgtatatacttctatcaagtcaccTCTGGAACTGCTTTGCAACAGGGAAATCCTGCCCAGCCTCTATCCCTACAATAGAAGCCCTTCATTCCAGATAATATCCTGGTgagtctctgcattctttccggcacaaccacatccttcctttagcatgaagatagacacaaaaagctggagtaacttagcgggtcagacaccatctctggagaaaaggaataggcgacatttcgggtcgagaccattcttcataccagttccttcctacatgcatCCTTCCTTTAGTGTAATGCACAAAGTCTAATATTCTGTACCTTgaacaatgaaagcaagcatgcaattTGCATTCTTCATCACCCCATCGATCTGTGTTGCTATTGTTTGAGAACCATGAATTTGCATCCCAGGGTCtttctgttcatcaacattcttTAGTGTGCTACCATTTAATGTATATGGTCTACCCCTATTAGACTTCAAAAAATGCACTCTCattgggattaaattccatttgctaatGCTCTGCCCAATTTCCATCCGATCATTATCAGACTTTCATCTTAGATAATCTTTCTCGTTATTCAGAACATAACCGATTTGTCTCATCTTCAAACTTGTTAATCACACCTGCTACATTCATGCCTAATTCATTCATATATATCAAGTGGCAAAGATTGCTGTACATCAGTGGCCACAGATATCTAGTCGGAAGAGCATCCTTTCACCACTACTCTCCGTCTCCAATcacgccaattttgaatccaataagCCAGTTCACCTCGGATCCATGTAACTTAACCTCCCGGTCCAAATTACCgtgtaggaccttgtcaaatgaCTTGCTGAAGTCCATTTACGCAACATCTATCAccttgccttcatcaatctccaTTGTTACCACCTTAAAAAACCCATCCCCAGCACAAAGCTATGTTGACTATTCCCTATCAATCCTCATCTTTCCAAATGTACATTACTATCTTTCTGAATTTTCTACATGAATTTCCTTACTAGTGGCAAAATGCTCACTAGCCTATAGTTAACTTGCTTATTTATCCCTGACTACTTACTGAAATAAAACACTGTTAGTTATCCTTTAGTCTTTGGTGGCAAATAAAGATGCAAAAATCTCTGTCAAGTTTCCAGCCTCTTCCATTGTTTTCCCCATACCATTCTTGGATAGATCTCATctagtcctggggatttatccaatcTTTTGTTTCAAGACATCTAACACCTCACCTTCTTAATACTGACATGCTCTGGCCACTCAATGTTTCCCTGCACTCATAAACTCAATAAACTGtatttctccttggtaaatacagatgagaagtaATCATTTAGGACCCCACATCTCCTACCTTCACTCATAGATTTCCTCTTTGGTCCTCAAAGGGAACTACATATAGAATGACTGATCTTATAGGTCCTTAGCATGATTTCAGTCTTTTAGATCTTTCCTAGTGACGCTGAAAAGAATGGACTTAAAAATCATGACATGGCACTCTTGATTATGGTACCTATATTTAGATATAATGACAAACTATGGTGTTTTTAAAATATGTACTGGATGCGTAATTCTAACATACCCACCCCACAACTAtttcggggatcactgggcggcatggacttggagggccgaaaaggcctgtttccggctgtatatatatgatatgatgatattccaTTGTAAACATTTAGAATTAGCCAGTTAACATTAAAACTCTGCATTGGGTAGCCACCAATCTAATAAGCACAGAGAAATGCTTCCTTGGATGAATATCTGGAGCAAATGCTTTCGTTTTAGGTATCCCTTTCCTGCCCTGAGGTATCGAGAATATTAAGCTTGGTTATTTGAATGAAAGCCCATCATTATTATATAGTATGTGCCATGGATGAAGTAAACATGAAAAGTGAAGAAaatgaaaaagagagaaagaaaaatcaaTGTAGTGAAAAAAACATAGAATTCAGACTTGTATTTATATCGCACCTTTCATAAATTCAACATATCCCAATGCACGTTAATTAATGAGTTCCTGCAATAAAGAAATGTGGTAACCAAAATACACAAAAGGATCCCACAACAACAAAGTGACGTTTTTCTCTAGTGAATTGTTTGAGTAATAAATATCCGTCAGGAAACCAGGGAGAACTGCTCTATTCTTCTCTGAACAGTACAATTTGGTCTCTTATGTCCACCTCTGAGAACACATGGTGCTTGACTGATGCACCTGATGCAAAAATGCAACAGTCCCTCAGTATTTCACTAGATTTCAGCCTAGATTTTGATCAAAGCAAGATATTGGTGGACACATGAATCTAGGAATTTTCTGTTCAGCCTCA
Proteins encoded in this region:
- the LOC144606253 gene encoding E3 ubiquitin-protein ligase rififylin-like isoform X1, with the translated sequence MKRCKEKFWKRNTGESRNVDRSPKGEVKTAANSDGTAMWASCCNWFCVDNQTMDEPEYTPRRQAYTNAGYNSQSPPSRLENTCRACGSQFENASRKHVCVDCKKSFCTSCSIQSENSPKICHTCQRFRTTDFHRGELMKLKVKELRDYLQLHEISMEMCREKSDLVDLVMGQQPQPVPSSQVHIPLYRMDISEQQTFTSNAPAGTTASTSHDAPPPYGAANPNSPRISQEPSLANAEVSGGNQNETSAQNDDETESVNSEEIIVPGRRRASLSDLTCVEDIDGLSVRQLKEILARNFVNYKGCCEKWELMERVTRLYNEQINLQNHAAELKSQDGGTGTSGEENLCKICMDSPIDCVLLECGHMVTCTKCGKRMSECPICRQFVIRAVHVFRS
- the LOC144606253 gene encoding E3 ubiquitin-protein ligase rififylin-like isoform X2; its protein translation is MKRCKEKFWKRNTGESRNVDGTAMWASCCNWFCVDNQTMDEPEYTPRRQAYTNAGYNSQSPPSRLENTCRACGSQFENASRKHVCVDCKKSFCTSCSIQSENSPKICHTCQRFRTTDFHRGELMKLKVKELRDYLQLHEISMEMCREKSDLVDLVMGQQPQPVPSSQVHIPLYRMDISEQQTFTSNAPAGTTASTSHDAPPPYGAANPNSPRISQEPSLANAEVSGGNQNETSAQNDDETESVNSEEIIVPGRRRASLSDLTCVEDIDGLSVRQLKEILARNFVNYKGCCEKWELMERVTRLYNEQINLQNHAAELKSQDGGTGTSGEENLCKICMDSPIDCVLLECGHMVTCTKCGKRMSECPICRQFVIRAVHVFRS